The Hemicordylus capensis ecotype Gifberg chromosome 6, rHemCap1.1.pri, whole genome shotgun sequence genome window below encodes:
- the FOXI3 gene encoding forkhead box protein I3, with translation MSSGDLQQPQQTQPARRSPARSPLAPWPRSSSAREAPAMAVYCSEAFSVYPQAAAAAAGTSGQRPSAATYTLGDYGAPPGAGGYLWGMSGAGPYGQSSGSGGPGSSGAPFLPYGCPPRGVGGPQLLGVAGAGSGSPSSSPSELGWLSLASQEELLRLVRPPYSYSALIAMAIQSAPERKLTLSHIYQYVAENFPFYKRSKAGWQNSIRHNLSLNDCFRKVPRDEDDPGKGNYWTLDPNCEKMFDNGNFRRKRKRRSDPSVPTVASTVSSLGTLKSEEGHPVSSASGKPCGGSPSTELEPMSSVREHSKSPSPPVIVSPTPSCLSTFFSGMNSLSNGGGRLPGSLGSELHHRNLAAGPLSGSSFTPSGSSSQEAPPAEQLQRVSGPTGAYYSPFHPGSGSQTGQYNHLYNFTVNSLIYAREGTEV, from the exons ATGAGCTCCGGCGATCTACAGCAGCCCCAGCAAACGCAGCCTGCTCGCCGTTCGCCCGCCAGAAGCCCCTTGGCTCCTTGGCCTCGCAGCAGCAGTGCTCGGGAGGCGCCCGCCATGGCCGTGTATTGTAGCGAGGCCTTCAGCGTCTACCCACAGGCAGCCGCGGCAGCTGCGGGCACGTCGGGGCAGAGACCTTCAGCTGCCACCTACACGCTGGGCGACTACGGGGCGCCGCCGGGCGCTGGTGGTTATTTGTGGGGCATGAGCGGCGCCGGGCCCTACGGCCAGAGCAGCGGCAGCGGAGGTCCCGGGAGCTCGGGCGCGCCTTTCCTGCCCTACGGCTGCCCGCCGCGGGGCGTCGGGGGGCCGCAGCTCTTGGGCGTAGCGGGAGCTGGCTCGGGATCGCCGTCGTCCTCGCCGTCGGAGCTGGGCTGGCTGAGCCTGGCGAGCCAGGAGGAACTGCTGCGCTTGGTGCGCCCGCCTTATTCCTACTCGGCACTTATCGCCATGGCCATCCAGAGCGCGCCGGAGCGCAAGCTGACGCTCAGCCACATCTACCAGTACGTGGCGGAGAACTTCCCCTTCTACAAGCGCAGCAAGGCCGGCTGGCAGAACTCCATCCGCCACAACCTCAGCCTCAACGACTGCTTCCGCAAGGTGCCCCGCGACGAGGACGACCCGG GAAAGGGGAACTATTGGACTTTGGATCCAAACTGTGAGAAGATGTTTGACAATGGGAATTTCCGTCGCAAACGCAAGAGGCGCTCTGATCCCAGTGTCCCTACAGTGGCCTCTACAGTTTCCTCCTTGGGGACTCTGAAGTCTGAGGAAGGTCACCCCGTCTCATCTGCTTCAGGAAAACCATGTGGCGGGAGTCCCTCCACTGAGCTGGAGCCAATGTCCTCCGTAAGGGAGCATTCGAAAAGCCCCTCTCCGCCTGTGATTGTCTCGCCCACACCCAGCTGCCTcagcacatttttcagtggcATGAATTCGCTGAGTAATGGAGGCGGCCGCCTGCCAGGGAGCCTCGGCAGTGAACTGCACCACAGAAACCTCGCTGCTGGGCCACTGAGCGGCAGCAGTTTTACCCCTTCTGGCAGCTCCTCCCAAGAAGCCCCTCCTGCAGAGCAGCTGCAGCGAGTTTCAGGGCCCACTGGGGCCTACTACAGCCCATTTCATCCTGGCAGTGGTAGCCAGACAGGCCAGTACAACCACTTATACAACTTCACAGTCAATAGCCTCATCTATGCGCGGGAGGGCACAGAAGTGTAG